The sequence TACTGGACAAATATATCTTAGCTGCTTAAGAAATTTCTGTTTGAAAACACTGTTTAGTATGCAGCTATTGGTTTACTGTTTAGAACACACAGTACATCTTTAAGATTACAGAAATTCTTTCAAACTTGTTTCCCTATAGAAACTTCAGATGAAATATGCCAGACTGCTGGTTTAAAACAGAGGGATTATTTGGCATAATAATAAGAGATCATGCACATTTGTGATTATGCTTCAACCTTTTCTTCAAAGGTATGGACTATATCAAATTGTTACTTTTATACTCAACAatcatgattttatctttttctttcttctttttctccatggCTTCTGAAACAAATCAAATTTAGTTTATCCCACAAGAGCACATTTGCCCAAGCACTTAACTACATCAGAAGTATCCACTGTCAAAACCATTTCTATGTTAGGATAAAACTCACCTGGATCATTACCCAAAGCCTTAGAATTACATAACTTAGGTGACTCTTTGCTTTGCCTGGTTTAAATCTTCCTGAACCTTAGATTTCAAACTTTCGAAAATATCTGCATGAACAAATTCACTAATCTGAAACAAGTTCTCTGAAAATCTTTTAAGATACTTCCTTAAAACCCCTCAATCACACTATGAACTTCTTTCAACCTGTTATaatcaaagaatttttaaaatactatatttctGTTTGCAGGAAAGAATATGTTCTATTCaagtgaaacattttttttaaattgtgtgttTATTATGATCAAAAAGCATTGACTGAGTTCCCCAGAAGAAATTCCACTTGCTTTTGCAGAAATTGGTACATTACCTTAAGGAAGCTGACCGAAGACTACTGATTTTCAATCTCCATTAATCTTTTCATAATTAATTCCATAGTAACTAAGATATTTCAAACTGCATTACTTAGAAATCCATAAAAAGTTGCTCTCTTTAAAAGTTCCAAGTTTCCAAAAGTGTCAAACTGACATTGTATCACATTTAAAAGGTAAGTTGGAGCCTAAAATAtgaaagcaacttaaaaaatCTTGGGACAAACTTGCCTCCACAGGCAATCAATCAGATTTTTCACTAACAATACAAagctaaaaatggaaaataagaaatcaaatcTTAGGGACAGATGGACCATGTAGAAAAATAGTGAGCTAAGTTACAAGCCCCAAAAACAAtgatacctgaggcagaagataAAGCAGAAAAGAGATTGATTTTAATTacacaaatgtaaaaaaagaaaaaaaagaaaaagaagcatgtGATGAAATATTAaagctaaaaatgaaataattaaaatccaTACACTTATAAGAAATTGGCTGCAGGAGGGTCTCAAGTCTAGAAGTACATCAGACCTCTATACTACAAAACCtcattttttaagaatatattgaTTAGTCACTTATTTGAATTTTATCATGCTCAGATTATATATTCCCTGATAGGGCAAATAggaaaataagtgattttttCACCTCCTCTATACACTATTACAAAGAATAATTTTCTACCATCTTGAAATTTTTCAAAGCTTTTtgagaaacacacacaaataatttGGATTTAGTCGATTTTATTTacagcttgtttttttttacatttcagagCATTACAcaattacattttctcattttctgaccTGCAAACAGATAccttaaatggaaatattttttaaaaattatcaaactaGGTACATCCAAAATGCAACAATTACATATATGACAATTAATTCACAAAGTGTAATTTACCAGGACGTATCCTAAGAATTTAGGAAGAGCCAGTCAGGAGAAATCTGACCAAATTTAGCAATCACCTATTTACATATCCAAAGACAAACCTATCTAACGTCCCAAACCAGAAGTCTGAAAGTTTTTGTTAAGTCCCCACTGGACAAGAGAGAGAGCGATGATTCAGACCTAGCCAGCCTTGACAGTCTTAATCCCAAATACTGGGCTATTTCCCCAGCGTGCAATTCAACAGCAAGCATCTCAGTTTGTCAAACATCTTACGTATCAAACTCCCATGCCATTATGCACACAGAAAGGCTAAgtgttcattaattaaaaaacaagtagTCATTAAATATCCTCACTATTCCCCCTAGCTCACCCGCCCTTACTATGATCCCAGATATGCAACCTGTGTCACATAGTGACAGGCTTTATTTGATACATGTATGTATCtatgcgtacacacacacatatatttacatgtgtgtatatacgtatacacatacacacagtactAGGTACAAATGGCAATTAACAGTCCCTGcaaaaattcattttcagttgAGGCTATGGCTCCTATGCCTTGGGGTGGTTTTAGacttcaaaactgaaaaatactaaAATCTCACTTCCTTAAGACAAAATTTGATTGCTTGTTCAGTTTAAGCTTCTCAGTCTAAAAATGGCTGTAAGGTTAAGTATAAAAAAGCAGCCAACTGAGTGCAAGTTCTCTCCCCAATTTGGCCAAGCTATCTCGTAGAAGTTACCCCTAACTAGACTAGAAAATCTGTGGCACCTTCCAAAGGTTCTTGCCTACCTTACTGTCCATGTTCACGTTTCAAACTGTGTCAACAGAGCCCGCACTTCAGGGGTCAGCTGTTGGGCAGCCTTAGCTGCCTCTGTGATAGCCTTGCGATACAGGCCCTTTCTCTTCTTATTAAAGCGTGACTGGAAGTTTTCTAAAAAGGGGGAGAGTTGCGAAAGAGCCAGGAAAGATGTTGTTGGAGAGCCGAACCATGAAATACGGGCCTCCTGTCGGACTAAAAGGCCGTTATCTTTCCGGCTCACAGTTATAGTAAGAATACGGGCTGGCCACCAGGGGAAGCCATATATCTTGGCCCAAACAATGTCCCCTACACATATGGTCCTGCCGTCTGGTGTGACGCACTTAGAGACGTTTTTGGAAAAGACTTTCATTTTCAAGGAATTACTgagctttttctcttcctttgaagAGGAGGAAGTAGAGGATGTGGAAGGTGCATGCATACAGCCTGGAGGAAAATCAAAGCTTTCAGAAGAACTACACTCAGAGTTGGAGGATTTCAAATCATCTGTGCTATCAATGCTACACACTGAAGCACTGGAAGAGTCAGACTTCTTTTGATTTAGGGTCATGTAAACAGAGACATTGCTTTTGCTGCCCTTTTTCCCCAGTGTCTGTGGTTCATCCTGCTCACCAGGCACAAGCACTTCAGTTGTGTCCTGAACCTCACTGCTGGCCTCTTCAGGGCCTTTGGAGGGACTCTGATTTTCTGAAGGGGCCTCACCTGCTGAGCGGGTAGAGGTGCAGCGGGACTGGGGCTTTGGTGCCATCTTGCCGCTCCGCATTTTCTCCAGTCCTGTCTTCAGAGAAGagtcattttcttcattcctgTACCTCTGTGGTTTTAAACGAACCCGGGGTGGAAGGGAACCTGAGCTAGGATTCTGGTATCGACGTGTGAAATGGACTTTTGAATGTGCATTTTTGGATGTAGAGGTTTCATTTTGCTTCTTCTGTGCCTTTTCTTTGGCAATTTTCAGCACTTCCCGAGCTTTTGCATGATCCATGTTCTTATTCTGGAGCACTTTTTTAGTACTTAACTGAGCTTTTGATGTATTTGCCTGAGCAGAAACTTTGACTACTCTGCCTCTGCTGTGAGCAATAGTTGAAACCTTAACCACAGCATTTCTTTTCTggctttcattttggtttttccCATCCACCTTATGgtcagttttcagttttttgttcaCAGTAGTTACACTTTCATTTCTCCGTTTTTTATCTTCATATTTAGAAGAGTCACTTGCACTACTaccttttctaatttcttttttttcagcaaCGACACTGTTTTTACACTTGTCACACAAGACTTGTCTGGGTCGTAGTTTAATAGCATTCATTATTGAAGTAGGTTCTTCCCTGTACATTTTTCGTTTGGGTCGCTTAATTTTCCGAGGAGGTGGCTGAGGTATTGATTGGTTATATGTGTCCCTGATAAACAAAGGGGGAGGATAAGGTGCTCCTTCATGGAAGAGAGGTGGTGGTTTGCAAGTCCACAGGCTTTCAGCCAAGCTCAGCTCAGGAGGCGGGACAGGAGAAGGGTCTTCGGGAACAGCACCATTCACGTCACGCTTGACATCTGTCCCTTGGAATGTATTATTTTGGAGCTGCATGGCTTCAGGTTTATCCTTATATTCCCTTTTGGGAAATACTGTCACAGGGATCCCATGGGGCCCAAAcctttgaaagaaatgaaaggagaaaagaagccaTTAAGTTAGTGTCTATAATTCAGTTTCTTGAAACACCACCTAATGTTTATTTATACGACCTTTCCTGAAAactatttcactttaaaaaacaaaaccaaaaacctaaagACAACCTCCCCGAGTCTCAAAGCCCTCCATTTTTGGGGGGCTTACATTTTAGGTCTACACTCAAAAAGAAATACTCAATAGTTGCTCTAAGCAATGCCATAATAGCTgatgttatttaaaatagatctttcCAGTCTTGAATCAGTAAGGATGTTCTATCAGATAGCTTAATAGTTAATATCATTTGATATAATGTTCGCTCAACTATAGACAACATGTCTAGTAAATGCAACTATAAATTTGTAACATACGTATCTTCCTCTGGTTATAATGGCTTTCAAAAGCTTCACAAAACAAATACAGCCCTAACTACCCCAAAATATTGAATCAGTAAAATTCCAACTCAACTTTATTGTTTAAACACTATAAAGATTCAAAGGCATTTGCTTCTCTACTGTTCTACCCTAACTCTTAAGGCCTTCATCCAACCCAGCCACCCCCccaagaaaaaaaccacaaaaacactAGAAATTCAGATACTCAAATAACCTCAAAAGCAGACAGTTATAAGGCTATAGCtttctagctttttaaaatcacatcatacattaagaaatattttcacattgcaatccaataaaatgtttatgcatgtatatatacatgcatgcacataaatacacacacttaAGCAAAAGTTTCATTAAATACTTGACCTTATATTATGTgatacataattatatttttttcctactctggtctattttcatttgttttgatgcTAGTCAGATGCATTAAATGGATTTCAAAACTCCCTTACAGGTCCAGACCCAGTTTGCAAAGCACTGGTATAGAACACAAATCTCTACAATTATCAGTTTCTAATAAAACAGGGGTCAAGTAACCTTGTTTCTCCTGTAGACTTAGAAATAACTGTGGTTTAATCTGCCTGGGCTAAACATCAAGAACCCTTAAATCTAAACTTGCTATACTCAGATTcctgcatataaaaataaaatcagactaCCAAATGATTTCATCATGTACATGCTAACATGCTAATTTTAGGCACTCACTGAGTCAAACAGTACTGAACACAATACAATTCTAACATCAATCCTCTAAAGCAGAGGTGCTTAGAACCTAAGGACTGGCTTCAAGTAGTTGGGTAGAACCCCTGACATTATTAGATGCAAATGTTTTGTAAAGTTCTCTTTTTCTGGAGAATGAGTCTTGGTTCTCAGAGTCTCTAAAATGTCTTTACGTCCCCAAAAAGATACAGAATTCTTTGTTGGAAAGAAATCTTGAGATTAAGTTCTTAGGGCTGCAGATACACCTAAACTTGGTTAGGGATATAGGAAGAGCCAACACCAGGATATCTGGTTCCAACACCTAAATGGTTTTTTTCTTGAAGTCTTGTTAGCTTGGCTACCACAAACCAACAACTTTTAGCAAAtacaaaccacaaaggaagaggaaagcctTTTTACCTGGAGTGGGACAAGTTTGGGTCTGGGCTAATCCACAAAGGAAGGACACATTCCTCACTATACCAAACTTTGCAAAAAGTAGCTTtcaattcaactatacttcaattaaaaataaataaataaataaataaatagctttctATTCTAGCATAGTATTTCGTACCCAAGTGTTTGCTTCCTGACTACTTAACTGCAAGGCACTTTGAGCATCTGGCCTTAGCTTATATGGAGGTGCTCAACAACCACTTTTTCAAGGTGACAGGAAGACAAAGGTTATTCTTGTGTTTTCATCTAGAACTACATAAAACAATATAACTTATGAGATGAGACCACTATTTGTATTAACAATAAAATTTTCTAACTTGTATAAGAAGCCATCATTTTGCCCCATTACACTTTCACTTGTTTCCAtaactgagataataaatttcctcCTTTTATTAGGAATAACCAAACCTCGAGcatcttaaaagtttttttaccAACTTTGTATCCTGAAGCAGTACTAAACCTCTCTAAATTCAGTTTTTGCATATGTAAAAGGGAGTAACACTATTTCCTACCTTAGAGAATTCAGGGGAGGATTAATAGGTCAACAAATGTTAGCCATTTTTCTTGGctaaactttatttaatttacttcatTTAAGTAATATGATCTTACTTTCAACTAATAATACCGGAGTTTGGGATCCTTTCTATAACTCTAATTCATTATCTCAATGTGAGGATGATCCAGCCAATTACTTTAAAGCTGTTTATATCAAATAAGCTGTGAAATCTGATACGTCTACCTTCATGGAGTTTAATAAGAACattaatttcacttctgggtttttcttcttccttgcctttcc comes from Tursiops truncatus isolate mTurTru1 chromosome 3, mTurTru1.mat.Y, whole genome shotgun sequence and encodes:
- the PWWP2A gene encoding PWWP domain-containing protein 2A isoform X1, yielding MAAVAAEAAATAASPGEGGAGEAEPEMEPIPGSEAGTDPLPVTATEASVPDGEADGQQSSPQADEPPFPPPPPPPPPGELARSPEAAGPELQPEEKLPARVVEPAAAAPQEGPGLSPSPASPPEEPAAPEERQEPPLPQPSAPALVPPAGGDSAVSQLIPGSEVRVTLDHIIEDALVVSFRLGEKLFSGVLMDLSKRFGPHGIPVTVFPKREYKDKPEAMQLQNNTFQGTDVKRDVNGAVPEDPSPVPPPELSLAESLWTCKPPPLFHEGAPYPPPLFIRDTYNQSIPQPPPRKIKRPKRKMYREEPTSIMNAIKLRPRQVLCDKCKNSVVAEKKEIRKGSSASDSSKYEDKKRRNESVTTVNKKLKTDHKVDGKNQNESQKRNAVVKVSTIAHSRGRVVKVSAQANTSKAQLSTKKVLQNKNMDHAKAREVLKIAKEKAQKKQNETSTSKNAHSKVHFTRRYQNPSSGSLPPRVRLKPQRYRNEENDSSLKTGLEKMRSGKMAPKPQSRCTSTRSAGEAPSENQSPSKGPEEASSEVQDTTEVLVPGEQDEPQTLGKKGSKSNVSVYMTLNQKKSDSSSASVCSIDSTDDLKSSNSECSSSESFDFPPGCMHAPSTSSTSSSSKEEKKLSNSLKMKVFSKNVSKCVTPDGRTICVGDIVWAKIYGFPWWPARILTITVSRKDNGLLVRQEARISWFGSPTTSFLALSQLSPFLENFQSRFNKKRKGLYRKAITEAAKAAQQLTPEVRALLTQFET
- the PWWP2A gene encoding PWWP domain-containing protein 2A isoform X4, which translates into the protein MAAVAAEAAATAASPGEGGAGEAEPEMEPIPGSEAGTDPLPVTATEASVPDGEADGQQSSPQADEPPFPPPPPPPPPGELARSPEAAGPELQPEEKLPARVVEPAAAAPQEGPGLSPSPASPPEEPAAPEERQEPPLPQPSAPALVPPAGGDSAVSQLIPGSEVRVTLDHIIEDALVVSFRLGEKLFSGVLMDLSKRFGPHGIPVTVFPKREYKDKPEAMQLQNNTFQGTDVKRDVNGAVPEDPSPVPPPELSLAESLWTCKPPPLFHEGAPYPPPLFIRDTYNQSIPQPPPRKIKRPKRKMYREEPTSIMNAIKLRPRQVLCDKCKNSVVAEKKEIRKGSSASDSSKYEDKKRRNESVTTVNKKLKTDHKVDGKNQNESQKRNAVVKVSTIAHSRGRVVKVSAQANTSKAQLSTKKVLQNKNMDHAKAREVLKIAKEKAQKKQNETSTSKNAHSKVHFTRRYQNPSSGSLPPRVRLKPQRYRNEENDSSLKTGLEKMRSGKMAPKPQSRCTSTRSAGLNKWQLLHQTVTSAAAPLQCLTDHCGFRLGALTLTVKRAAQRH
- the PWWP2A gene encoding PWWP domain-containing protein 2A isoform X7, which translates into the protein MAAVAAEAAATAASPGEGGAGEAEPEMEPIPGSEAGTDPLPVTATEASVPDGEADGQQSSPQADEPPFPPPPPPPPPGELARSPEAAGPELQPEEKLPARVVEPAAAAPQEGPGLSPSPASPPEEPAAPEERQEPPLPQPSAPALVPPAGGDSAVSQLIPGSEVRVTLDHIIEDALVVSFRLGEKLFSGVLMDLSKRFGPHGIPVTVFPKREYKDKPEAMQLQNNTFQGTDVKRDVNGAVPEDPSPVPPPELSLAESLWTCKPPPLFHEGAPYPPPLFIRDTYNQSIPQPPPRKIKRPKRKMYREEPTSIMNAIKLRPRQVLCDKCKNSVVAEKKEIRKGSSASDSSKYEDKKRRNESVTTVNKKLKTDHKVDGKNQNESQKRNAVVKVSTIAHSRGRVVKVSAQANTSKAQLSTKKVLQNKNMDHAKAREVLKIAKEKAQKKQNETSTSKNAHSKVHFTRRYQNPSSGSLPPRVRLKPQRYRNEENDSSLKTGLEKMRSGKMAPKPQSRCTSTRSAGTWLKVQALEPDFLGKA
- the PWWP2A gene encoding PWWP domain-containing protein 2A isoform X6 gives rise to the protein MQLQNNTFQGTDVKRDVNGAVPEDPSPVPPPELSLAESLWTCKPPPLFHEGAPYPPPLFIRDTYNQSIPQPPPRKIKRPKRKMYREEPTSIMNAIKLRPRQVLCDKCKNSVVAEKKEIRKGSSASDSSKYEDKKRRNESVTTVNKKLKTDHKVDGKNQNESQKRNAVVKVSTIAHSRGRVVKVSAQANTSKAQLSTKKVLQNKNMDHAKAREVLKIAKEKAQKKQNETSTSKNAHSKVHFTRRYQNPSSGSLPPRVRLKPQRYRNEENDSSLKTGLEKMRSGKMAPKPQSRCTSTRSAGEAPSENQSPSKGPEEASSEVQDTTEVLVPGEQDEPQTLGKKGSKSNVSVYMTLNQKKSDSSSASVCSIDSTDDLKSSNSECSSSESFDFPPGCMHAPSTSSTSSSSKEEKKLSNSLKMKVFSKNVSKCVTPDGRTICVGDIVWAKIYGFPWWPARILTITVSRKDNGLLVRQEARISWFGSPTTSFLALSQLSPFLENFQSRFNKKRKGLYRKAITEAAKAAQQLTPEVRALLTQFET
- the PWWP2A gene encoding PWWP domain-containing protein 2A isoform X5; its protein translation is MAAVAAEAAATAASPGEGGAGEAEPEMEPIPGSEAGTDPLPVTATEASVPDGEADGQQSSPQADEPPFPPPPPPPPPGELARSPEAAGPELQPEEKLPARVVEPAAAAPQEGPGLSPSPASPPEEPAAPEERQEPPLPQPSAPALVPPAGGDSAVSQLIPGSEVRVTLDHIIEDALVVSFRLGEKLFSGVLMDLSKRFGPHGIPVTVFPKREYKDKPEAMQLQNNTFQGTDVKRDVNGAVPEDPSPVPPPELSLAESLWTCKPPPLFHEGAPYPPPLFIRDTYNQSIPQPPPRKIKRPKRKMYREEPTSIMNAIKLRPRQVLCDKCKNSVVAEKKEIRKGSSASDSSKYEDKKRRNESVTTVNKKLKTDHKVDGKNQNESQKRNAVVKVSTIAHSRGRVVKVSAQANTSKAQLSTKKVLQNKNMDHAKAREVLKIAKEKAQKKQNETSTSKNAHSKVHFTRRYQNPSSGSLPPRVRLKPQRYRNEENDSSLKTGLEKMRSGKMAPKPQSRCTSTRSAVFCSTKILLKATEKSWKEYIFPPRHMVESTGS
- the PWWP2A gene encoding PWWP domain-containing protein 2A isoform X3; this encodes MLLNQTEAKASDCVRIWISNLQKGGAKRFGPHGIPVTVFPKREYKDKPEAMQLQNNTFQGTDVKRDVNGAVPEDPSPVPPPELSLAESLWTCKPPPLFHEGAPYPPPLFIRDTYNQSIPQPPPRKIKRPKRKMYREEPTSIMNAIKLRPRQVLCDKCKNSVVAEKKEIRKGSSASDSSKYEDKKRRNESVTTVNKKLKTDHKVDGKNQNESQKRNAVVKVSTIAHSRGRVVKVSAQANTSKAQLSTKKVLQNKNMDHAKAREVLKIAKEKAQKKQNETSTSKNAHSKVHFTRRYQNPSSGSLPPRVRLKPQRYRNEENDSSLKTGLEKMRSGKMAPKPQSRCTSTRSAGEAPSENQSPSKGPEEASSEVQDTTEVLVPGEQDEPQTLGKKGSKSNVSVYMTLNQKKSDSSSASVCSIDSTDDLKSSNSECSSSESFDFPPGCMHAPSTSSTSSSSKEEKKLSNSLKMKVFSKNVSKCVTPDGRTICVGDIVWAKIYGFPWWPARILTITVSRKDNGLLVRQEARISWFGSPTTSFLALSQLSPFLENFQSRFNKKRKGLYRKAITEAAKAAQQLTPEVRALLTQFET
- the PWWP2A gene encoding PWWP domain-containing protein 2A isoform X2 — encoded protein: MAAVAAEAAATAASPGEGGAGEAEPEMEPIPGSEAGTDPLPVTATEASVPDGEADGQQSSPQADEPPFPPPPPPPPPGELARSPEAAGPELQPEEKLPARVVEPAAAAPQEGPGLSPSPASPPEEPAAPEERQEPPLPQPSAPALVPPAGGDSAVSQLIPGSEVRVTLDHIIEDALVVSFRLGEKLFSGVLMDLSKRFGPHGIPVTVFPKREYKDKPEAMQLQNNTFQGTDVKRDVNGAVPEDPSPVPPPELSLAESLWTCKPPPLFHEGAPYPPPLFIRDTYNQSIPQPPPRKIKRPKRKMYREEPTSIMNAIKLRPRQVLCDKCKNSVVAEKKEIRKGSSASDSSKYEDKKRRNESVTTVNKKLKTDHKVDGKNQNESQKRNAVVKVSTIAHSRGRVVKVSAQANTSKAQLSTKKVLQNKNMDHAKAREVLKIAKEKAQKKQNETSTSKNAHSKVHFTRRYQNPSSGSLPPRVRLKPQRYRNEENDSSLKTGLEKMRSGKMAPKPQSRCTSTRSAVFCSTKILLKATEKSWKEYIFPPRSQQMAAITSDSDECCCSLTVSDRPLWIQTGSIDVNSETGSTKTLAGCWFHGPVPQ
- the PWWP2A gene encoding PWWP domain-containing protein 2A isoform X8, with product MAAVAAEAAATAASPGEGGAGEAEPEMEPIPGSEAGTDPLPVTATEASVPDGEADGQQSSPQADEPPFPPPPPPPPPGELARSPEAAGPELQPEEKLPARVVEPAAAAPQEGPGLSPSPASPPEEPAAPEERQEPPLPQPSAPALVPPAGGDSAVSQLIPGSEVRVTLDHIIEDALVVSFRLGEKLFSGVLMDLSKRFGPHGIPVTVFPKREYKDKPEAMQLQNNTFQGTDVKRDVNGAVPEDPSPVPPPELSLAESLWTCKPPPLFHEGAPYPPPLFIRDTYNQSIPQPPPRKIKRPKRKMYREEPTSIMNAIKLRPRQVLCDKCKNSVVAEKKEIRKGSSASDSSKYEDKKRRNESVTTVNKKLKTDHKVDGKNQNESQKRNAVVKVSTIAHSRGRVVKVSAQANTSKAQLSTKKVLQNKNMDHAKAREVLKIAKEKAQKKQNETSTSKNAHSKVHFTRRYQNPSSGSLPPRVRLKPQRYRNEENDSSLKTGLEKMRSGKMAPKPQSRCTSTRSAAQRH